The following are from one region of the Magallana gigas chromosome 6, xbMagGiga1.1, whole genome shotgun sequence genome:
- the LOC105346164 gene encoding uncharacterized protein isoform X1, with product MQRPERHGTPRNVVWLDTSNLDIVLRRRRTPRHFSGRYPSDVYQTNDYDDGMMYPPANEGPYSGRYTPMKEGRGTPLRRSNTVVLGSRPSSRINLGTQDNVQRYGDYLRPTDSRLFYPDINNRLQTPAPPTPQPIRRERTFGGFSQSDNDMDPFTKQYYTRMWKQNMSPENMNLYRMGRAGGRWRHITSCTASSGSHLAFVEGTVKQVDNRLVMPRAIEPAKIPVPQTINRVHSSKKNKLNTTYNQHAKNGFKYWYQEQNKPMDLYIRYLPRDYNMDETLWDSLVSSSKVSWHPVFD from the exons ATGCAGCGACCTGAACGACACGGCACGCCCAGAAACGTCGTCTGGCTGGACACGTCTAATCTGGACATCGTGCTCCGCAGACGCCGGACGCCGCGTCACTTCAGTGGCAG GTACCCCTCCGATGTGTACCAGACCAATGATTATGACGATGGGATGATGTATCCCCCCGCGAATGAAGGACCCTACTCTGGTCgatacacccctatgaaggaggGTCGGGGAACTCCCCTCAGAAGGTCAAACACAGTGGTGCTGGGGTCAAGGCCATCCTCAAGGATAAATCTAGGAACACAG GATAACGTTCAGAGG TACGGGGACTACCTACGGCCG ACCGATTCTCGACTTTTCTACCCGGACATCAACAATCGTCTACAGACACCCGCCCCTCCCACTCCTCAGCCAATCAGAAGAGAGCGCACTTTTGGCGGGTTTTCTCAGAGCGACAATGACATGGACCCTTTCACCAAACAGTACTACACCCGTATGTGGAAACAGAACATGTCCCCCGAGAACAT GAATTTATACAGAATGGGAAGAGCAGGTGGACGATGGAGACACATTACGTCATGTACAGCTAGTTCCGGTAGTCATTTGGCATTTGTTGAGG GTACGGTAAAACAAGTAGACAACCGGTTGGTGATGCCGCGAGCGATTGAACCCGCCAAAATCCCCGTGCCCCAGACAATCAACAGGGTGCACTCGAGTAAGAAGAACAAACTGAACACGACCTACAACCAGCACGCCAAGAATGGCTTCAAGTACTGGTACCAGGAGCAGAACAAACCCATGGACC TTTACATACGATATTTACCGCGAGACTATAACATGGACGAGACTTTGTGGGATAGCCTCGTTAGCAGCAGCAAAGTTTCG TGGCATCCCGTTTTCGATTGA
- the LOC105346164 gene encoding uncharacterized protein isoform X13: MLRTELSLPPIYGATRYPSDVYQTNDYDDGMMYPPANEGPYSGRYTPMKEGRGTPLRRSNTVVLGSRPSSRINLGTQYGDYLRPTDSRLFYPDINNRLQTPAPPTPQPIRRERTFGGFSQSDNDMDPFTKQYYTRMWKQNMSPENMNLYRMGRAGGRWRHITSCTASSGSHLAFVEGTVKQVDNRLVMPRAIEPAKIPVPQTINRVHSSKKNKLNTTYNQHAKNGFKYWYQEQNKPMDLYIRYLPRDYNMDETLWDSLVSSSKVSWHPVFD; this comes from the exons ATGCTCAGAACGGAACTTAGCCTTCCCCCGATCTACGGGGCTACAAG GTACCCCTCCGATGTGTACCAGACCAATGATTATGACGATGGGATGATGTATCCCCCCGCGAATGAAGGACCCTACTCTGGTCgatacacccctatgaaggaggGTCGGGGAACTCCCCTCAGAAGGTCAAACACAGTGGTGCTGGGGTCAAGGCCATCCTCAAGGATAAATCTAGGAACACAG TACGGGGACTACCTACGGCCG ACCGATTCTCGACTTTTCTACCCGGACATCAACAATCGTCTACAGACACCCGCCCCTCCCACTCCTCAGCCAATCAGAAGAGAGCGCACTTTTGGCGGGTTTTCTCAGAGCGACAATGACATGGACCCTTTCACCAAACAGTACTACACCCGTATGTGGAAACAGAACATGTCCCCCGAGAACAT GAATTTATACAGAATGGGAAGAGCAGGTGGACGATGGAGACACATTACGTCATGTACAGCTAGTTCCGGTAGTCATTTGGCATTTGTTGAGG GTACGGTAAAACAAGTAGACAACCGGTTGGTGATGCCGCGAGCGATTGAACCCGCCAAAATCCCCGTGCCCCAGACAATCAACAGGGTGCACTCGAGTAAGAAGAACAAACTGAACACGACCTACAACCAGCACGCCAAGAATGGCTTCAAGTACTGGTACCAGGAGCAGAACAAACCCATGGACC TTTACATACGATATTTACCGCGAGACTATAACATGGACGAGACTTTGTGGGATAGCCTCGTTAGCAGCAGCAAAGTTTCG TGGCATCCCGTTTTCGATTGA
- the LOC105346164 gene encoding uncharacterized protein isoform X8 yields MQRPERHGTPRNVVWLDTSNLDIVLRRRRTPRHFSGRYPSDVYQTNDYDDGMMYPPANEGPYSGRYTPMKEGRGTPLRRSNTVVLGSRPSSRINLGTQDNVQRYGDYLRPTDSRLFYPDINNRLQTPAPPTPQPIRRERTFGGFSQSDNDMDPFTKQYYTRMWKQNMSPENMNLYRMGRAGGRWRHITSCTASSGSHLAFVEGTVKQVDNRLVMPRAIEPAKIPVPQTINRVHSSKKNKLNTTYNQHAKNGFKYWYQEQNKPMDQYIPDMDQSVSEHLTE; encoded by the exons ATGCAGCGACCTGAACGACACGGCACGCCCAGAAACGTCGTCTGGCTGGACACGTCTAATCTGGACATCGTGCTCCGCAGACGCCGGACGCCGCGTCACTTCAGTGGCAG GTACCCCTCCGATGTGTACCAGACCAATGATTATGACGATGGGATGATGTATCCCCCCGCGAATGAAGGACCCTACTCTGGTCgatacacccctatgaaggaggGTCGGGGAACTCCCCTCAGAAGGTCAAACACAGTGGTGCTGGGGTCAAGGCCATCCTCAAGGATAAATCTAGGAACACAG GATAACGTTCAGAGG TACGGGGACTACCTACGGCCG ACCGATTCTCGACTTTTCTACCCGGACATCAACAATCGTCTACAGACACCCGCCCCTCCCACTCCTCAGCCAATCAGAAGAGAGCGCACTTTTGGCGGGTTTTCTCAGAGCGACAATGACATGGACCCTTTCACCAAACAGTACTACACCCGTATGTGGAAACAGAACATGTCCCCCGAGAACAT GAATTTATACAGAATGGGAAGAGCAGGTGGACGATGGAGACACATTACGTCATGTACAGCTAGTTCCGGTAGTCATTTGGCATTTGTTGAGG GTACGGTAAAACAAGTAGACAACCGGTTGGTGATGCCGCGAGCGATTGAACCCGCCAAAATCCCCGTGCCCCAGACAATCAACAGGGTGCACTCGAGTAAGAAGAACAAACTGAACACGACCTACAACCAGCACGCCAAGAATGGCTTCAAGTACTGGTACCAGGAGCAGAACAAACCCATGGACC AGTACATTCCTGATATGGACCAATCCGTATCAGAGCATCTGACAGAATAA
- the LOC105346164 gene encoding uncharacterized protein isoform X11: MQRPERHGTPRNVVWLDTSNLDIVLRRRRTPRHFSGRYPSDVYQTNDYDDGMMYPPANEGPYSGRYTPMKEGRGTPLRRSNTVVLGSRPSSRINLGTQDNVQRYGDYLRPTDSRLFYPDINNRLQTPAPPTPQPIRRERTFGGFSQSDNDMDPFTKQYYTRMWKQNMSPENMNLYRMGRAGGRWRHITSCTASSGSHLAFVEGTVKQVDNRLVMPRAIEPAKIPVPQTINRVHSSKKNKLNTTYNQHAKNGFKYWYQEQNKPMDLWAIEDIKNHE; this comes from the exons ATGCAGCGACCTGAACGACACGGCACGCCCAGAAACGTCGTCTGGCTGGACACGTCTAATCTGGACATCGTGCTCCGCAGACGCCGGACGCCGCGTCACTTCAGTGGCAG GTACCCCTCCGATGTGTACCAGACCAATGATTATGACGATGGGATGATGTATCCCCCCGCGAATGAAGGACCCTACTCTGGTCgatacacccctatgaaggaggGTCGGGGAACTCCCCTCAGAAGGTCAAACACAGTGGTGCTGGGGTCAAGGCCATCCTCAAGGATAAATCTAGGAACACAG GATAACGTTCAGAGG TACGGGGACTACCTACGGCCG ACCGATTCTCGACTTTTCTACCCGGACATCAACAATCGTCTACAGACACCCGCCCCTCCCACTCCTCAGCCAATCAGAAGAGAGCGCACTTTTGGCGGGTTTTCTCAGAGCGACAATGACATGGACCCTTTCACCAAACAGTACTACACCCGTATGTGGAAACAGAACATGTCCCCCGAGAACAT GAATTTATACAGAATGGGAAGAGCAGGTGGACGATGGAGACACATTACGTCATGTACAGCTAGTTCCGGTAGTCATTTGGCATTTGTTGAGG GTACGGTAAAACAAGTAGACAACCGGTTGGTGATGCCGCGAGCGATTGAACCCGCCAAAATCCCCGTGCCCCAGACAATCAACAGGGTGCACTCGAGTAAGAAGAACAAACTGAACACGACCTACAACCAGCACGCCAAGAATGGCTTCAAGTACTGGTACCAGGAGCAGAACAAACCCATGGACC tttggGCCATAGAAGACATTAAAAACCATGAATAG
- the LOC105346164 gene encoding uncharacterized protein isoform X5 — translation MQRPERHGTPRNVVWLDTSNLDIVLRRRRTPRHFSGRYPSDVYQTNDYDDGMMYPPANEGPYSGRYTPMKEGRGTPLRRSNTVVLGSRPSSRINLGTQTDSRLFYPDINNRLQTPAPPTPQPIRRERTFGGFSQSDNDMDPFTKQYYTRMWKQNMSPENMNLYRMGRAGGRWRHITSCTASSGSHLAFVEGTVKQVDNRLVMPRAIEPAKIPVPQTINRVHSSKKNKLNTTYNQHAKNGFKYWYQEQNKPMDLYIRYLPRDYNMDETLWDSLVSSSKVSWHPVFD, via the exons ATGCAGCGACCTGAACGACACGGCACGCCCAGAAACGTCGTCTGGCTGGACACGTCTAATCTGGACATCGTGCTCCGCAGACGCCGGACGCCGCGTCACTTCAGTGGCAG GTACCCCTCCGATGTGTACCAGACCAATGATTATGACGATGGGATGATGTATCCCCCCGCGAATGAAGGACCCTACTCTGGTCgatacacccctatgaaggaggGTCGGGGAACTCCCCTCAGAAGGTCAAACACAGTGGTGCTGGGGTCAAGGCCATCCTCAAGGATAAATCTAGGAACACAG ACCGATTCTCGACTTTTCTACCCGGACATCAACAATCGTCTACAGACACCCGCCCCTCCCACTCCTCAGCCAATCAGAAGAGAGCGCACTTTTGGCGGGTTTTCTCAGAGCGACAATGACATGGACCCTTTCACCAAACAGTACTACACCCGTATGTGGAAACAGAACATGTCCCCCGAGAACAT GAATTTATACAGAATGGGAAGAGCAGGTGGACGATGGAGACACATTACGTCATGTACAGCTAGTTCCGGTAGTCATTTGGCATTTGTTGAGG GTACGGTAAAACAAGTAGACAACCGGTTGGTGATGCCGCGAGCGATTGAACCCGCCAAAATCCCCGTGCCCCAGACAATCAACAGGGTGCACTCGAGTAAGAAGAACAAACTGAACACGACCTACAACCAGCACGCCAAGAATGGCTTCAAGTACTGGTACCAGGAGCAGAACAAACCCATGGACC TTTACATACGATATTTACCGCGAGACTATAACATGGACGAGACTTTGTGGGATAGCCTCGTTAGCAGCAGCAAAGTTTCG TGGCATCCCGTTTTCGATTGA
- the LOC105346164 gene encoding uncharacterized protein isoform X12, whose amino-acid sequence MQRPERHGTPRNVVWLDTSNLDIVLRRRRTPRHFSGRYPSDVYQTNDYDDGMMYPPANEGPYSGRYTPMKEGRGTPLRRSNTVVLGSRPSSRINLGTQDNVQRYGDYLRPTDSRLFYPDINNRLQTPAPPTPQPIRRERTFGGFSQSDNDMDPFTKQYYTRMWKQNMSPENMNLYRMGRAGGRWRHITSCTASSGSHLAFVEGTVKQVDNRLVMPRAIEPAKIPVPQTINRVHSSKKNKLNTTYNQHAKNGFKYWYQEQNKPMDRLELSVYY is encoded by the exons ATGCAGCGACCTGAACGACACGGCACGCCCAGAAACGTCGTCTGGCTGGACACGTCTAATCTGGACATCGTGCTCCGCAGACGCCGGACGCCGCGTCACTTCAGTGGCAG GTACCCCTCCGATGTGTACCAGACCAATGATTATGACGATGGGATGATGTATCCCCCCGCGAATGAAGGACCCTACTCTGGTCgatacacccctatgaaggaggGTCGGGGAACTCCCCTCAGAAGGTCAAACACAGTGGTGCTGGGGTCAAGGCCATCCTCAAGGATAAATCTAGGAACACAG GATAACGTTCAGAGG TACGGGGACTACCTACGGCCG ACCGATTCTCGACTTTTCTACCCGGACATCAACAATCGTCTACAGACACCCGCCCCTCCCACTCCTCAGCCAATCAGAAGAGAGCGCACTTTTGGCGGGTTTTCTCAGAGCGACAATGACATGGACCCTTTCACCAAACAGTACTACACCCGTATGTGGAAACAGAACATGTCCCCCGAGAACAT GAATTTATACAGAATGGGAAGAGCAGGTGGACGATGGAGACACATTACGTCATGTACAGCTAGTTCCGGTAGTCATTTGGCATTTGTTGAGG GTACGGTAAAACAAGTAGACAACCGGTTGGTGATGCCGCGAGCGATTGAACCCGCCAAAATCCCCGTGCCCCAGACAATCAACAGGGTGCACTCGAGTAAGAAGAACAAACTGAACACGACCTACAACCAGCACGCCAAGAATGGCTTCAAGTACTGGTACCAGGAGCAGAACAAACCCATGGACC GCCTGGAGCTGAGCGTATATTACTAG
- the LOC105346164 gene encoding uncharacterized protein isoform X9: MPGHRRPYTSLEGYDVYPSDVYQTNDYDDGMMYPPANEGPYSGRYTPMKEGRGTPLRRSNTVVLGSRPSSRINLGTQDNVQRYGDYLRPTDSRLFYPDINNRLQTPAPPTPQPIRRERTFGGFSQSDNDMDPFTKQYYTRMWKQNMSPENMNLYRMGRAGGRWRHITSCTASSGSHLAFVEGTVKQVDNRLVMPRAIEPAKIPVPQTINRVHSSKKNKLNTTYNQHAKNGFKYWYQEQNKPMDLYIRYLPRDYNMDETLWDSLVSSSKVSWHPVFD; the protein is encoded by the exons ATGCCCGGACATAGAAGACCATATACTTCTTTAGAGGGATATGACGT GTACCCCTCCGATGTGTACCAGACCAATGATTATGACGATGGGATGATGTATCCCCCCGCGAATGAAGGACCCTACTCTGGTCgatacacccctatgaaggaggGTCGGGGAACTCCCCTCAGAAGGTCAAACACAGTGGTGCTGGGGTCAAGGCCATCCTCAAGGATAAATCTAGGAACACAG GATAACGTTCAGAGG TACGGGGACTACCTACGGCCG ACCGATTCTCGACTTTTCTACCCGGACATCAACAATCGTCTACAGACACCCGCCCCTCCCACTCCTCAGCCAATCAGAAGAGAGCGCACTTTTGGCGGGTTTTCTCAGAGCGACAATGACATGGACCCTTTCACCAAACAGTACTACACCCGTATGTGGAAACAGAACATGTCCCCCGAGAACAT GAATTTATACAGAATGGGAAGAGCAGGTGGACGATGGAGACACATTACGTCATGTACAGCTAGTTCCGGTAGTCATTTGGCATTTGTTGAGG GTACGGTAAAACAAGTAGACAACCGGTTGGTGATGCCGCGAGCGATTGAACCCGCCAAAATCCCCGTGCCCCAGACAATCAACAGGGTGCACTCGAGTAAGAAGAACAAACTGAACACGACCTACAACCAGCACGCCAAGAATGGCTTCAAGTACTGGTACCAGGAGCAGAACAAACCCATGGACC TTTACATACGATATTTACCGCGAGACTATAACATGGACGAGACTTTGTGGGATAGCCTCGTTAGCAGCAGCAAAGTTTCG TGGCATCCCGTTTTCGATTGA
- the LOC105346164 gene encoding uncharacterized protein isoform X10, whose translation MLRTELSLPPIYGATRYPSDVYQTNDYDDGMMYPPANEGPYSGRYTPMKEGRGTPLRRSNTVVLGSRPSSRINLGTQDNVQRYGDYLRPTDSRLFYPDINNRLQTPAPPTPQPIRRERTFGGFSQSDNDMDPFTKQYYTRMWKQNMSPENMNLYRMGRAGGRWRHITSCTASSGSHLAFVEGTVKQVDNRLVMPRAIEPAKIPVPQTINRVHSSKKNKLNTTYNQHAKNGFKYWYQEQNKPMDLYIRYLPRDYNMDETLWDSLVSSSKVSWHPVFD comes from the exons ATGCTCAGAACGGAACTTAGCCTTCCCCCGATCTACGGGGCTACAAG GTACCCCTCCGATGTGTACCAGACCAATGATTATGACGATGGGATGATGTATCCCCCCGCGAATGAAGGACCCTACTCTGGTCgatacacccctatgaaggaggGTCGGGGAACTCCCCTCAGAAGGTCAAACACAGTGGTGCTGGGGTCAAGGCCATCCTCAAGGATAAATCTAGGAACACAG GATAACGTTCAGAGG TACGGGGACTACCTACGGCCG ACCGATTCTCGACTTTTCTACCCGGACATCAACAATCGTCTACAGACACCCGCCCCTCCCACTCCTCAGCCAATCAGAAGAGAGCGCACTTTTGGCGGGTTTTCTCAGAGCGACAATGACATGGACCCTTTCACCAAACAGTACTACACCCGTATGTGGAAACAGAACATGTCCCCCGAGAACAT GAATTTATACAGAATGGGAAGAGCAGGTGGACGATGGAGACACATTACGTCATGTACAGCTAGTTCCGGTAGTCATTTGGCATTTGTTGAGG GTACGGTAAAACAAGTAGACAACCGGTTGGTGATGCCGCGAGCGATTGAACCCGCCAAAATCCCCGTGCCCCAGACAATCAACAGGGTGCACTCGAGTAAGAAGAACAAACTGAACACGACCTACAACCAGCACGCCAAGAATGGCTTCAAGTACTGGTACCAGGAGCAGAACAAACCCATGGACC TTTACATACGATATTTACCGCGAGACTATAACATGGACGAGACTTTGTGGGATAGCCTCGTTAGCAGCAGCAAAGTTTCG TGGCATCCCGTTTTCGATTGA
- the LOC105346164 gene encoding uncharacterized protein isoform X6: MQRPERHGTPRNVVWLDTSNLDIVLRRRRTPRHFSGRYPSDVYQTNDYDDGMMYPPANEGPYSGRYTPMKEGRGTPLRRSNTVVLGSRPSSRINLGTQDNVQRYGDYLRPTDSRLFYPDINNRLQTPAPPTPQPIRRERTFGGFSQSDNDMDPFTKQYYTRMWKQNMSPENMNLYRMGRAGGRWRHITSCTASSGSHLAFVEGTVKQVDNRLVMPRAIEPAKIPVPQTINRVHSSKKNKLNTTYNQHAKNGFKYWYQEQNKPMDRYLDDYDGYVAEESDSD; this comes from the exons ATGCAGCGACCTGAACGACACGGCACGCCCAGAAACGTCGTCTGGCTGGACACGTCTAATCTGGACATCGTGCTCCGCAGACGCCGGACGCCGCGTCACTTCAGTGGCAG GTACCCCTCCGATGTGTACCAGACCAATGATTATGACGATGGGATGATGTATCCCCCCGCGAATGAAGGACCCTACTCTGGTCgatacacccctatgaaggaggGTCGGGGAACTCCCCTCAGAAGGTCAAACACAGTGGTGCTGGGGTCAAGGCCATCCTCAAGGATAAATCTAGGAACACAG GATAACGTTCAGAGG TACGGGGACTACCTACGGCCG ACCGATTCTCGACTTTTCTACCCGGACATCAACAATCGTCTACAGACACCCGCCCCTCCCACTCCTCAGCCAATCAGAAGAGAGCGCACTTTTGGCGGGTTTTCTCAGAGCGACAATGACATGGACCCTTTCACCAAACAGTACTACACCCGTATGTGGAAACAGAACATGTCCCCCGAGAACAT GAATTTATACAGAATGGGAAGAGCAGGTGGACGATGGAGACACATTACGTCATGTACAGCTAGTTCCGGTAGTCATTTGGCATTTGTTGAGG GTACGGTAAAACAAGTAGACAACCGGTTGGTGATGCCGCGAGCGATTGAACCCGCCAAAATCCCCGTGCCCCAGACAATCAACAGGGTGCACTCGAGTAAGAAGAACAAACTGAACACGACCTACAACCAGCACGCCAAGAATGGCTTCAAGTACTGGTACCAGGAGCAGAACAAACCCATGGACC GGTATCTAGACGACTATGATGGTTATGTGGCGGAGGAATCAGATAGCGACTGA
- the LOC105346164 gene encoding uncharacterized protein isoform X3 has product MQRPERHGTPRNVVWLDTSNLDIVLRRRRTPRHFSGRYPSDVYQTNDYDDGMMYPPANEGPYSGRYTPMKEGRGTPLRRSNTVVLGSRPSSRINLGTQDNVQRYGDYLRPTDSRLFYPDINNRLQTPAPPTPQPIRRERTFGGFSQSDNDMDPFTKQYYTRMWKQNMSPENMNLYRMGRAGGRWRHITSCTASSGSHLAFVEGTVKQVDNRLVMPRAIEPAKIPVPQTINRVHSSKKNKLNTTYNQHAKNGFKYWYQEQNKPMDLGLRKSLGAYGRWLGVPGEALIPPPPVF; this is encoded by the exons ATGCAGCGACCTGAACGACACGGCACGCCCAGAAACGTCGTCTGGCTGGACACGTCTAATCTGGACATCGTGCTCCGCAGACGCCGGACGCCGCGTCACTTCAGTGGCAG GTACCCCTCCGATGTGTACCAGACCAATGATTATGACGATGGGATGATGTATCCCCCCGCGAATGAAGGACCCTACTCTGGTCgatacacccctatgaaggaggGTCGGGGAACTCCCCTCAGAAGGTCAAACACAGTGGTGCTGGGGTCAAGGCCATCCTCAAGGATAAATCTAGGAACACAG GATAACGTTCAGAGG TACGGGGACTACCTACGGCCG ACCGATTCTCGACTTTTCTACCCGGACATCAACAATCGTCTACAGACACCCGCCCCTCCCACTCCTCAGCCAATCAGAAGAGAGCGCACTTTTGGCGGGTTTTCTCAGAGCGACAATGACATGGACCCTTTCACCAAACAGTACTACACCCGTATGTGGAAACAGAACATGTCCCCCGAGAACAT GAATTTATACAGAATGGGAAGAGCAGGTGGACGATGGAGACACATTACGTCATGTACAGCTAGTTCCGGTAGTCATTTGGCATTTGTTGAGG GTACGGTAAAACAAGTAGACAACCGGTTGGTGATGCCGCGAGCGATTGAACCCGCCAAAATCCCCGTGCCCCAGACAATCAACAGGGTGCACTCGAGTAAGAAGAACAAACTGAACACGACCTACAACCAGCACGCCAAGAATGGCTTCAAGTACTGGTACCAGGAGCAGAACAAACCCATGGACC TGGGCTTGCGGAAGTCGCTAGGAGCCTATGGTCGCTGGCTGGGGGTACCGGGAGAGGCTCTCATCCCCCCACCCCCCGTGTTCTAG
- the LOC105346164 gene encoding uncharacterized protein isoform X2 — translation MQRPERHGTPRNVVWLDTSNLDIVLRRRRTPRHFSGRYPSDVYQTNDYDDGMMYPPANEGPYSGRYTPMKEGRGTPLRRSNTVVLGSRPSSRINLGTQYGDYLRPTDSRLFYPDINNRLQTPAPPTPQPIRRERTFGGFSQSDNDMDPFTKQYYTRMWKQNMSPENMNLYRMGRAGGRWRHITSCTASSGSHLAFVEGTVKQVDNRLVMPRAIEPAKIPVPQTINRVHSSKKNKLNTTYNQHAKNGFKYWYQEQNKPMDLYIRYLPRDYNMDETLWDSLVSSSKVSWHPVFD, via the exons ATGCAGCGACCTGAACGACACGGCACGCCCAGAAACGTCGTCTGGCTGGACACGTCTAATCTGGACATCGTGCTCCGCAGACGCCGGACGCCGCGTCACTTCAGTGGCAG GTACCCCTCCGATGTGTACCAGACCAATGATTATGACGATGGGATGATGTATCCCCCCGCGAATGAAGGACCCTACTCTGGTCgatacacccctatgaaggaggGTCGGGGAACTCCCCTCAGAAGGTCAAACACAGTGGTGCTGGGGTCAAGGCCATCCTCAAGGATAAATCTAGGAACACAG TACGGGGACTACCTACGGCCG ACCGATTCTCGACTTTTCTACCCGGACATCAACAATCGTCTACAGACACCCGCCCCTCCCACTCCTCAGCCAATCAGAAGAGAGCGCACTTTTGGCGGGTTTTCTCAGAGCGACAATGACATGGACCCTTTCACCAAACAGTACTACACCCGTATGTGGAAACAGAACATGTCCCCCGAGAACAT GAATTTATACAGAATGGGAAGAGCAGGTGGACGATGGAGACACATTACGTCATGTACAGCTAGTTCCGGTAGTCATTTGGCATTTGTTGAGG GTACGGTAAAACAAGTAGACAACCGGTTGGTGATGCCGCGAGCGATTGAACCCGCCAAAATCCCCGTGCCCCAGACAATCAACAGGGTGCACTCGAGTAAGAAGAACAAACTGAACACGACCTACAACCAGCACGCCAAGAATGGCTTCAAGTACTGGTACCAGGAGCAGAACAAACCCATGGACC TTTACATACGATATTTACCGCGAGACTATAACATGGACGAGACTTTGTGGGATAGCCTCGTTAGCAGCAGCAAAGTTTCG TGGCATCCCGTTTTCGATTGA
- the LOC105346164 gene encoding uncharacterized protein isoform X4 produces the protein MQRPERHGTPRNVVWLDTSNLDIVLRRRRTPRHFSGRYPSDVYQTNDYDDGMMYPPANEGPYSGRYTPMKEGRGTPLRRSNTVVLGSRPSSRINLGTQDNVQRTDSRLFYPDINNRLQTPAPPTPQPIRRERTFGGFSQSDNDMDPFTKQYYTRMWKQNMSPENMNLYRMGRAGGRWRHITSCTASSGSHLAFVEGTVKQVDNRLVMPRAIEPAKIPVPQTINRVHSSKKNKLNTTYNQHAKNGFKYWYQEQNKPMDLYIRYLPRDYNMDETLWDSLVSSSKVSWHPVFD, from the exons ATGCAGCGACCTGAACGACACGGCACGCCCAGAAACGTCGTCTGGCTGGACACGTCTAATCTGGACATCGTGCTCCGCAGACGCCGGACGCCGCGTCACTTCAGTGGCAG GTACCCCTCCGATGTGTACCAGACCAATGATTATGACGATGGGATGATGTATCCCCCCGCGAATGAAGGACCCTACTCTGGTCgatacacccctatgaaggaggGTCGGGGAACTCCCCTCAGAAGGTCAAACACAGTGGTGCTGGGGTCAAGGCCATCCTCAAGGATAAATCTAGGAACACAG GATAACGTTCAGAGG ACCGATTCTCGACTTTTCTACCCGGACATCAACAATCGTCTACAGACACCCGCCCCTCCCACTCCTCAGCCAATCAGAAGAGAGCGCACTTTTGGCGGGTTTTCTCAGAGCGACAATGACATGGACCCTTTCACCAAACAGTACTACACCCGTATGTGGAAACAGAACATGTCCCCCGAGAACAT GAATTTATACAGAATGGGAAGAGCAGGTGGACGATGGAGACACATTACGTCATGTACAGCTAGTTCCGGTAGTCATTTGGCATTTGTTGAGG GTACGGTAAAACAAGTAGACAACCGGTTGGTGATGCCGCGAGCGATTGAACCCGCCAAAATCCCCGTGCCCCAGACAATCAACAGGGTGCACTCGAGTAAGAAGAACAAACTGAACACGACCTACAACCAGCACGCCAAGAATGGCTTCAAGTACTGGTACCAGGAGCAGAACAAACCCATGGACC TTTACATACGATATTTACCGCGAGACTATAACATGGACGAGACTTTGTGGGATAGCCTCGTTAGCAGCAGCAAAGTTTCG TGGCATCCCGTTTTCGATTGA